CGCCTGGGCCTCGCCTCGTCCAGCCGCAATGCGCGGCGGGTGTGCGATGGGCTCGGCGTGACGGCCCTCTTTGGCGCCTTCGCGGACGGGACCAGCGTGGTGAATCCCAAACCCGCGCCGGACGTGTTCCTGTGGGTGGCCGGGCGCCTGGGCCTCCACCCCGCCCGCTGCATCGTCTTTGAGGACGCGGAGGCGGGTGTGCGCGCGGCGCGGGCGGGGGGCTTCCGGGTCGTGGGCCTGGGCGGCCCCGCGAGGGTGGGGGCGGCGCACCGGGTGCGGCCTGATTTGCGGGGGGCCACCGTGGACGAGTTCAAAGACTTGCTGGAGCCCCTCCCCGCCCTGTCCTAAGCTCTGTC
This sequence is a window from Deinococcus aerius. Protein-coding genes within it:
- a CDS encoding beta-phosphoglucomutase family hydrolase encodes the protein MDFGFIFDMDGVIADTVEPHYRSWERLAREEGHPFSREANEALLGRTREEALDLWLAGRPCPSERRADLLRRKNAYFLEALAGLGPDDLLPGVGELLHEARVRGVRLGLASSSRNARRVCDGLGVTALFGAFADGTSVVNPKPAPDVFLWVAGRLGLHPARCIVFEDAEAGVRAARAGGFRVVGLGGPARVGAAHRVRPDLRGATVDEFKDLLEPLPALS